One genomic window of Candidatus Pseudobacter hemicellulosilyticus includes the following:
- a CDS encoding putative toxin-antitoxin system toxin component, PIN family, whose product MEAPKRIKLVIDTNWWISLLLSKVSTGLPALLLDQRFIICFSAELEAEIYSTLQYFRNQKRINAINLTRLKQFFSRIPAYYEVVTGVTACRDPKDNFLLALAQTAQADFLLTNDQDLLVIGQFASTRILSPATFRQLFQLQ is encoded by the coding sequence ATGGAGGCACCCAAAAGGATTAAACTTGTTATTGACACCAACTGGTGGATATCCTTACTGCTGTCCAAAGTATCAACCGGGCTTCCGGCATTGTTGCTGGACCAGCGCTTTATTATCTGCTTTTCAGCAGAACTGGAAGCAGAAATATACAGCACACTGCAGTATTTCCGGAATCAGAAAAGGATCAATGCCATCAACCTGACCAGGCTGAAACAGTTTTTCAGCAGGATCCCAGCCTACTACGAGGTCGTTACGGGCGTGACTGCCTGCAGGGACCCAAAGGATAATTTCCTGCTGGCATTGGCCCAAACGGCGCAGGCAGATTTTCTGCTGACCAATGACCAGGACCTGCTGGTTATTGGCCAGTTTGCCAGCACCAGGATACTAAGTCCTGCTACATTCCGCCAACTGTTCCAACTTCAATAA
- a CDS encoding copper homeostasis protein CutC — translation MPTPILEVCAYNLPSALVAQHAGAARIELCDSAAEGGTTPSYGALVTAREKLHIPLYPIIRPRAGNFWYNAQELDIMKKDILLCKTLGCEGISTGVQLQNGKLDVDAMKRIAEWAYPMGLTCHRVFDVTPDPFEALEQLIDAGYERVLSSGQQRTAPEGTGLLARLVRAANDRIAIMPGAGIRAANIENLVRETGAKEFHASARKPIPDAVTYLNPAVSGDYGAAWLANEAELRSILAVLNAQEAAVQ, via the coding sequence ATGCCTACTCCAATCCTTGAAGTCTGTGCCTACAATCTGCCCTCCGCCCTCGTTGCCCAGCATGCCGGCGCGGCCCGTATTGAATTGTGCGACAGCGCCGCCGAAGGCGGTACCACTCCCTCTTACGGCGCCCTGGTAACCGCCAGGGAAAAGCTGCATATCCCTTTGTATCCCATCATCCGGCCCAGGGCCGGTAATTTCTGGTACAACGCCCAGGAACTGGACATCATGAAAAAAGATATCCTGCTCTGCAAGACCCTGGGCTGCGAAGGTATCAGTACCGGCGTCCAGCTCCAGAACGGCAAGCTGGATGTGGATGCCATGAAGCGTATTGCTGAATGGGCCTATCCCATGGGCCTGACCTGCCACCGTGTTTTTGATGTTACGCCTGATCCTTTTGAAGCGCTGGAACAGCTGATAGATGCCGGTTATGAGCGGGTACTCAGCAGTGGTCAGCAGCGGACTGCGCCTGAAGGGACGGGGTTGCTGGCGAGACTGGTACGTGCCGCCAACGACCGCATTGCCATCATGCCCGGCGCCGGTATCCGTGCCGCCAATATCGAAAACCTGGTGCGCGAGACCGGTGCAAAGGAATTCCATGCATCGGCACGCAAGCCCATTCCTGATGCGGTGACCTATCTCAATCCTGCGGTGAGCGGTGATTATGGCGCTGCCTGGCTGGCCAATGAGGCTGAGCTGCGGTCCATCCTGGCCGTCCTGAATGCGCAGGAAGCAGCCGTTCAGTAA
- the pfkA gene encoding 6-phosphofructokinase, translating into MAKKVTKIGVLTSGGDAPGMNAAIRAVVRTGLYYGLEVYGIMRGYAGMIENDIVPMHSRSVANIIQRGGTILKTARCKEWQTREGREKGYNNLKNLGIDGLVVIGGDGSFRGANDFSNDFDIPAIGLPGTIDKDIAGTDFTIGFDTAVNTAIDAIDKIRDTADAHDRLFIIEVMGRDAGYIALHSGISTGAEHILIPERKTDIEELIRSLQEKERRKKLVNMVVVAEGEEFGGANEVARVVKERLPTQDTRVAILGHIQRGGSPTCIDRVIASRMGYSAVECLLEGRHNVMVGIVNNRMHYTSLEKAVKSKQKISEEWIKIVKILAS; encoded by the coding sequence ATGGCAAAAAAGGTAACTAAAATCGGAGTCTTAACTTCCGGTGGAGACGCTCCTGGAATGAATGCCGCTATTCGTGCTGTTGTAAGGACAGGCCTTTATTACGGTCTGGAAGTGTATGGAATTATGCGTGGTTACGCCGGCATGATCGAAAATGACATTGTCCCTATGCATTCCCGTAGCGTGGCCAATATCATACAACGGGGAGGCACCATCCTTAAAACCGCGCGTTGCAAAGAATGGCAAACACGTGAAGGACGTGAAAAGGGCTATAATAACCTGAAGAACCTGGGCATCGACGGCCTGGTTGTCATTGGCGGTGACGGCTCCTTCCGCGGCGCCAACGACTTCAGTAATGATTTTGACATTCCGGCTATCGGCCTGCCCGGAACCATTGATAAAGATATTGCCGGTACGGATTTCACCATTGGTTTTGATACAGCGGTCAATACCGCTATTGACGCCATTGACAAGATCCGGGACACCGCAGATGCGCACGATCGTTTGTTCATTATTGAAGTGATGGGCCGTGACGCCGGGTATATTGCCCTGCACAGCGGTATCTCCACCGGTGCTGAACATATCCTCATCCCCGAACGCAAAACCGATATTGAAGAACTGATCCGCTCCCTCCAGGAAAAAGAACGCCGCAAAAAGCTGGTGAACATGGTAGTGGTGGCAGAAGGGGAAGAATTCGGCGGCGCCAATGAAGTAGCCCGCGTGGTGAAAGAAAGGCTCCCGACACAGGATACCCGTGTTGCGATCCTCGGTCATATCCAGCGCGGTGGTTCCCCCACCTGTATTGACCGCGTGATTGCCAGCCGCATGGGCTATTCCGCAGTGGAATGCCTGCTGGAAGGCCGTCACAATGTAATGGTCGGCATTGTTAACAACCGCATGCATTATACGTCCCTTGAAAAGGCAGTAAAATCCAAACAGAAGATCAGCGAAGAATGGATTAAGATCGTAAAGATCCTGGCCAGCTAA
- a CDS encoding N(4)-(beta-N-acetylglucosaminyl)-L-asparaginase, which translates to MATRRKFLQTTALGSAAWMAGCGAPAGSKIATEPVKGQPVVVSTWDFGQAANAAAWTVLEKGGRALDAVETGVRVPEADPSNQTIGYGGLPDRDGRVTLDACIMDELYNCGSVMCLEFIKHPISVARLVMEKTPHIILVGDGALQFALANGFSKENLLTPESEKAYKEWLRTSKYEPVMNIENKLYNKASDPMPGGPENHDTIGMIALDAAGNLSGACTTSGMAYKMHGRVGDSPVIGAGLYVDNEIGGATATGVGEEVIRIVGSHLVVELMRQGLSPENACKEAVERIIRRSPERSKNIQVGFLAMNKKGECGAYALQKGFTWSVKNARQDIVNHSASIYP; encoded by the coding sequence ATGGCTACAAGAAGAAAATTCCTACAGACCACGGCCCTGGGCTCTGCTGCCTGGATGGCGGGTTGTGGCGCTCCTGCCGGCAGTAAAATTGCTACGGAGCCTGTGAAAGGGCAGCCGGTGGTAGTGTCTACCTGGGATTTTGGCCAGGCGGCGAATGCTGCTGCCTGGACGGTGCTGGAAAAAGGGGGGAGAGCGCTGGATGCAGTGGAAACAGGTGTGCGGGTGCCGGAGGCGGATCCTTCCAACCAGACCATTGGGTATGGCGGACTGCCCGACAGGGACGGTCGTGTGACCCTGGATGCCTGTATCATGGACGAGTTATACAATTGCGGCTCGGTCATGTGCCTGGAGTTTATCAAACATCCCATATCGGTGGCCAGGCTGGTGATGGAGAAAACGCCGCATATTATACTGGTGGGTGATGGCGCCCTGCAGTTTGCGCTGGCCAACGGGTTCAGCAAAGAGAACCTGCTGACGCCGGAAAGTGAAAAAGCATATAAAGAATGGCTCAGGACCTCTAAGTATGAGCCGGTGATGAATATTGAGAATAAGTTATACAACAAGGCCAGTGATCCCATGCCGGGAGGACCGGAGAACCATGATACCATTGGGATGATTGCGCTGGATGCGGCGGGTAACCTTAGCGGGGCCTGCACTACCAGCGGCATGGCGTATAAGATGCATGGCAGGGTAGGTGATTCACCTGTTATAGGGGCCGGGTTGTATGTGGACAATGAGATCGGTGGCGCTACCGCTACCGGGGTAGGGGAAGAAGTGATCCGCATAGTAGGTTCCCACCTGGTGGTGGAGCTGATGCGGCAGGGGCTGTCACCGGAGAACGCCTGCAAGGAGGCCGTTGAGCGCATTATCCGGCGAAGCCCGGAGAGATCAAAGAATATCCAGGTAGGTTTCCTGGCTATGAACAAGAAGGGCGAATGCGGTGCTTATGCATTGCAGAAAGGCTTTACCTGGTCGGTAAAGAACGCCCGTCAGGATATTGTCAATCATTCGGCCAGTATTTACCCCTGA
- a CDS encoding Gldg family protein, producing the protein MNVIFKIAKTELRTLFYSPIAWFLMIVFLIQCGIVYLGQLDTVTRNIEMSGSTGEFFTSVTGWVFLNPNGLFGSIMRNLYLYMPLLTMSLISRELSSGTIKLLYSSPVKVLEIVLGKYMAMIVYSLVLVAILGFFLVAGMSHIQHPETGMLLSAMFGFYLLLLAYSAIGLFMSCLTSYQVVAAISTFVMIGILSYIGQLWQDVDFVRELTYFLAINGRTQKMLAGLITTKDVLYFIIIVYIFLGLSIFKIKSGMESRPLAVRAGRYLVVVTSALFIGYFSSIPGFIGYWDTTRNQSNTLTPRVQQIVKELGDEPLEVTAYANLLDNFFYLGSPTAYNSNQARWEPYQRFKHTIDLRIVRYYDSLPGPLMKRYPGKTVKEVAEQFAKSRDIDLDDLLTPDQIRKIEDLKREDNRYVMKLKWKDRTTFLRVFNDMSVWPSETEVAAALQRLQHADLPKIAFVNGDLEREIDKSGDRDYRILTNTPTFRYSLINQGFDVLSVSLESQDIPANISALVLADPRIDLQPVTLNKLKTYIASGGNLLIAGEPGKQSVLNPLLLELGVQLSEGTIIQASRNDAPNFVSAYVQKEAAPFYQLLEKSIEDSLRLTMPGAAALTWASIGPFSAIPLVNTHPRTSWNRTSPLDLETMINARISFNDKDEDLDPGRGGTRFMAPGTGDQPRLTRRDSLGTVIFSATDGDVKGPFTTVVGLQRIVNGKEQRIVVAGDADFLSNKEISRQGTANFVFSTSLFRWMSGGEFPIETSRPAAKDKKVNTTIDKVKFLRIIYLWVMPGLLVGIAAFLLIRRKRK; encoded by the coding sequence ATGAATGTTATTTTCAAAATAGCCAAAACAGAGCTGCGCACTTTGTTTTATTCGCCGATCGCCTGGTTCCTGATGATCGTATTCCTGATACAATGCGGTATCGTGTACCTCGGCCAGCTGGATACGGTAACGCGCAATATTGAGATGTCCGGCAGCACAGGTGAATTCTTCACCAGTGTCACCGGTTGGGTATTTCTTAACCCGAATGGCCTGTTCGGAAGCATCATGCGGAATCTCTACCTGTATATGCCGCTACTGACGATGAGCCTCATCAGCCGTGAGCTGAGCAGCGGCACTATCAAGCTGCTTTATTCCTCTCCCGTAAAAGTGCTTGAGATAGTACTGGGCAAATACATGGCCATGATAGTGTACAGCCTGGTGCTGGTGGCCATTCTTGGCTTTTTCCTGGTGGCTGGCATGTCACATATCCAGCACCCGGAGACGGGCATGTTGTTGTCTGCCATGTTTGGCTTCTACCTGCTGCTGCTGGCCTATTCCGCCATCGGTCTCTTCATGAGTTGCCTTACGAGCTACCAGGTAGTGGCAGCCATCAGCACATTCGTTATGATCGGTATCCTGAGCTATATCGGTCAGCTATGGCAGGATGTTGATTTTGTACGGGAACTGACCTATTTCCTGGCAATCAATGGCCGTACGCAGAAAATGCTGGCCGGACTGATCACCACTAAAGATGTGCTTTACTTCATCATCATCGTATATATATTCCTGGGACTGAGCATCTTCAAAATCAAATCGGGCATGGAATCCAGGCCTTTGGCCGTGCGGGCCGGCCGTTACCTGGTGGTAGTGACTTCCGCGTTGTTTATCGGCTACTTCTCCTCCATTCCCGGATTCATTGGCTATTGGGATACCACCCGGAATCAATCCAACACGCTCACTCCCCGTGTGCAACAGATCGTGAAAGAGCTGGGAGATGAACCGCTGGAAGTGACGGCCTATGCCAACCTCCTTGATAATTTCTTTTACCTGGGTAGTCCTACCGCTTACAATAGCAACCAGGCTCGCTGGGAACCCTACCAACGCTTCAAGCATACTATTGACCTCAGGATTGTTCGCTATTACGATAGCTTGCCCGGCCCTCTGATGAAACGGTATCCGGGCAAGACGGTGAAGGAAGTGGCGGAGCAATTTGCCAAAAGTCGTGATATTGACCTGGATGACCTGCTCACTCCGGACCAGATCCGTAAAATAGAGGACCTGAAGCGGGAAGACAATCGTTATGTAATGAAACTCAAATGGAAGGACCGTACCACTTTCCTTCGGGTCTTCAACGATATGAGCGTATGGCCCTCTGAAACGGAAGTGGCCGCCGCGCTGCAGCGTCTTCAACATGCCGATCTGCCGAAGATTGCTTTCGTCAATGGTGACCTGGAGAGGGAGATTGACAAGAGCGGTGACCGGGACTACAGGATATTGACGAATACTCCTACTTTCCGGTATTCACTGATCAACCAGGGCTTCGACGTGTTGAGCGTCTCGCTTGAATCGCAGGACATCCCTGCAAATATTTCCGCACTGGTGCTGGCTGATCCCAGGATAGACCTGCAGCCGGTAACGCTGAACAAGCTAAAGACCTACATCGCCAGTGGCGGTAACCTGCTGATCGCAGGCGAACCAGGAAAACAGTCGGTCCTGAATCCATTACTCCTTGAACTGGGCGTTCAGCTGAGCGAGGGCACAATTATACAGGCCAGCCGCAACGATGCGCCGAACTTCGTGTCGGCCTATGTGCAGAAGGAAGCTGCACCCTTTTACCAGCTGCTGGAAAAATCCATCGAGGATAGCCTCCGGCTGACCATGCCGGGAGCAGCGGCATTGACCTGGGCTTCCATTGGCCCCTTCAGTGCAATACCGCTGGTCAACACCCATCCCCGCACCAGTTGGAACCGCACCAGCCCCCTGGACCTTGAAACAATGATCAATGCCAGGATTTCTTTCAATGACAAGGATGAAGACCTGGATCCCGGAAGAGGGGGAACGAGGTTTATGGCGCCAGGTACCGGAGATCAGCCCCGCCTTACCCGCCGCGACAGCCTGGGTACGGTCATTTTCTCCGCCACGGACGGCGATGTGAAAGGTCCTTTCACCACGGTGGTGGGCCTGCAGCGCATAGTCAACGGCAAAGAGCAGCGGATCGTGGTAGCCGGCGATGCCGATTTCCTGAGCAATAAGGAGATAAGCCGCCAGGGAACTGCCAATTTCGTGTTCAGCACCTCCCTGTTTCGCTGGATGAGCGGTGGCGAGTTCCCGATTGAAACCAGCAGACCTGCCGCAAAGGACAAGAAAGTAAACACTACGATCGACAAGGTGAAATTCCTGCGGATCATATATCTCTGGGTGATGCCCGGCCTGTTAGTGGGGATTGCCGCTTTCCTGTTGATCAGGCGCAAGAGAAAATAA
- the pyk gene encoding pyruvate kinase, whose translation MARDLTKYLHEDMDQAAGIAHSTHRTKIVATVGPACDTYEQLLELVKAGVNIFRLNFSHGAQDDKARIIGHIRDINKKEPYNIAILGDLQGPKLRVGEIENGALPINPGDILTFTSKEKVVGNKEKIYVSYPNLHEDVQVGNKILIDDGKLEVVVVEITPAGDVKVRVTYGGTLLPKKGVNLPDTKISLPAMTEKDIDDLAFIIDQQLDWVALSFVRKAEDIVDLKRRLAERKSKTKVIAKIEMPSALVDLRNIIVESDAVMVARGDLGVELPVEKVPMAQRDIIRKCIHRAKPVIVATQMMESMIDRVKPNRSEITDVANAVLEGADAVMLSGETATGKHPALVVETMRKIVLEVERTEYRYNREEDLKPQPHSPSFLSDAVCYNACKLANDTKSDALIGMTQSGYTAFMLSSYRPKSPLYVFTKERSLVNQLSLSWGVRAFFYSEEESLDQIIEDQIKILKDRGFVKPGHVIVNTGSTPVEEHLATNVLKITKVS comes from the coding sequence ATGGCAAGAGACTTAACGAAATACCTGCATGAGGATATGGACCAGGCCGCCGGTATTGCACACAGCACACACCGCACCAAGATCGTGGCAACCGTAGGCCCCGCCTGTGACACTTATGAACAACTCCTTGAACTGGTAAAGGCAGGTGTTAACATCTTCCGGCTCAATTTCTCCCATGGCGCACAGGATGACAAGGCCAGGATCATTGGCCATATCCGCGACATCAACAAAAAAGAGCCTTATAATATTGCCATCCTCGGCGACCTTCAGGGTCCCAAGCTCCGTGTAGGCGAGATCGAAAACGGCGCGCTGCCCATCAATCCCGGTGATATCCTCACTTTCACCTCCAAAGAGAAAGTGGTAGGCAATAAAGAGAAGATCTATGTTTCCTATCCCAATCTGCACGAAGACGTACAGGTAGGCAATAAGATCCTGATTGACGATGGCAAACTGGAAGTGGTAGTGGTAGAGATCACTCCTGCGGGTGATGTAAAAGTTCGGGTTACCTATGGTGGCACCCTGCTCCCTAAAAAAGGGGTGAACCTGCCTGATACCAAAATTTCACTGCCAGCCATGACCGAAAAGGATATTGACGATCTGGCATTCATCATTGATCAGCAGCTGGACTGGGTAGCCTTATCTTTTGTGCGCAAAGCCGAAGATATCGTTGACCTGAAACGCAGGCTGGCTGAGCGGAAGAGCAAAACCAAAGTGATCGCCAAGATCGAGATGCCCTCGGCCCTGGTGGATCTCCGCAATATCATCGTGGAATCTGATGCCGTAATGGTAGCCCGTGGCGACCTCGGCGTTGAGCTGCCCGTTGAAAAAGTACCCATGGCACAGCGGGATATCATCCGCAAATGTATCCACCGCGCCAAGCCCGTGATCGTTGCTACCCAGATGATGGAAAGCATGATCGATCGCGTGAAGCCCAACCGCAGTGAGATCACTGACGTGGCCAATGCCGTACTGGAAGGCGCTGACGCTGTGATGCTGAGTGGTGAAACCGCCACCGGTAAACACCCGGCCCTGGTAGTAGAGACCATGCGCAAGATTGTACTGGAAGTGGAAAGGACTGAATACCGCTACAACCGCGAAGAGGACCTGAAACCCCAGCCGCACTCTCCTTCCTTCCTCAGTGACGCCGTTTGCTACAACGCCTGTAAACTGGCCAATGATACCAAATCCGACGCCCTGATCGGTATGACGCAAAGCGGTTACACCGCCTTCATGCTGAGCAGCTACCGGCCCAAATCCCCGCTCTACGTATTCACCAAGGAACGTTCCCTGGTAAACCAGCTGAGCCTCAGCTGGGGTGTACGCGCCTTCTTCTACTCTGAAGAAGAGAGCCTGGACCAGATCATTGAAGACCAGATCAAGATCCTGAAAGATCGTGGCTTTGTGAAGCCCGGTCACGTGATCGTGAATACCGGCAGCACACCGGTGGAAGAGCACCTGGCAACCAACGTGCTCAAGATCACGAAAGTAAGCTGA
- a CDS encoding CocE/NonD family hydrolase, giving the protein MRKLLICSMLLTLFFAVSAQNAQDSAWILANYTKKEVRIPMRDGIKLFTAAYIPKDASEKHPILLMRTPYSCRPYGEDQFAAGFWKAHFRYYARENYIIVLQDVRGRWMSEGEYVNIRPFNPNKKTSQDIDEASDTYDAIDWLVKNIPGNNGNVGVMGISYPGFYSTMAALSGHPALKAVSPQAPVTDWFLGDDFHHNGAFFLMDGFNFYAGGFGYPRPQPTSEAPASTFPLTRNDNYASYLKVGALKNFMKLTGDTLAFWKDLYAHPDMDDWWKARNVRNFVENVPAGTATLVVGGLFDAEDCYGAWRTYEAIEKKAKNNNRIIMGPWFHGQWSNNQEGANLGNIRFGSNTSHFYQNQVELPFFNYYLKGKGDFSKWPEATIFFTGANEWKQLDQWPPADKTDKALYFQPDGKLGWEKPTGKNSFTEYISDPAKPVPYTDGVHFGRTREYMTDDQRFASRRPDVLTFQTDTLTSELTLGGTLVADLLTSISTTDADFVVKLIDVFPDNFTYEGSTPLPANSREPVPQVPMGGYQMLVRGEIMRGRYRKSFSAPEAFKPNKVEKVRFELPDIAHTFKKGHRIMIQVQSSWFPLADRNPQQFVNIYECEDSDFRKATIRLFHDGANSSSVVLPVIK; this is encoded by the coding sequence ATGAGAAAACTTTTGATTTGCAGCATGCTGCTGACTTTATTTTTTGCTGTTTCGGCACAGAACGCACAGGACTCCGCCTGGATCCTTGCCAACTACACCAAAAAAGAGGTCCGGATCCCCATGCGCGATGGGATAAAGCTATTCACCGCAGCTTATATTCCAAAGGATGCTTCCGAAAAACATCCTATCCTGCTGATGCGCACACCTTATTCCTGCCGGCCTTACGGTGAAGACCAGTTTGCCGCCGGATTCTGGAAAGCCCATTTCCGGTACTATGCCCGGGAGAATTATATCATTGTATTACAGGACGTGCGCGGCCGCTGGATGAGCGAAGGCGAATACGTGAATATCCGTCCCTTCAATCCCAATAAAAAGACCAGCCAGGATATTGATGAGGCCAGCGATACCTATGACGCCATCGACTGGCTGGTGAAAAATATTCCCGGCAATAACGGTAATGTAGGCGTGATGGGCATTTCCTATCCCGGCTTCTACTCCACCATGGCTGCACTCAGTGGTCACCCCGCTCTCAAAGCCGTGAGCCCCCAGGCCCCCGTGACCGACTGGTTCCTGGGAGATGATTTTCATCATAACGGCGCCTTCTTCCTGATGGACGGTTTCAATTTTTATGCAGGCGGCTTTGGGTATCCCCGCCCCCAACCCACTTCAGAAGCGCCGGCATCCACCTTTCCCCTGACCAGGAACGATAACTACGCCAGCTACCTCAAAGTTGGCGCATTGAAAAACTTTATGAAACTCACCGGTGACACCCTCGCCTTCTGGAAAGACCTCTATGCACATCCCGATATGGACGACTGGTGGAAAGCCCGTAACGTCCGCAATTTTGTAGAGAATGTTCCGGCCGGTACCGCCACTCTGGTAGTAGGCGGTCTCTTTGATGCTGAGGACTGTTATGGCGCCTGGCGCACTTATGAAGCCATTGAAAAAAAGGCTAAGAACAATAACCGGATCATCATGGGTCCCTGGTTCCATGGCCAGTGGTCCAACAACCAGGAGGGCGCCAACCTGGGCAATATCCGATTCGGCAGCAATACCTCCCATTTTTACCAGAACCAGGTAGAGCTGCCCTTCTTCAATTATTACCTTAAAGGAAAAGGCGATTTCTCCAAATGGCCGGAAGCCACCATCTTCTTTACCGGCGCCAACGAATGGAAACAACTGGACCAATGGCCGCCCGCCGACAAAACAGATAAAGCCCTCTATTTTCAGCCGGATGGCAAACTGGGCTGGGAAAAACCCACCGGTAAGAACAGCTTCACTGAATATATCAGCGATCCCGCCAAACCCGTCCCCTATACCGATGGCGTTCATTTCGGGCGCACACGGGAATACATGACGGACGACCAGCGCTTCGCTTCCCGCCGCCCGGATGTACTGACCTTCCAGACAGACACCCTTACCAGTGAGCTGACGCTTGGCGGCACCCTGGTAGCCGATCTGCTCACCAGCATCTCCACCACCGACGCCGATTTTGTAGTCAAGCTCATTGATGTGTTCCCGGACAATTTCACTTATGAAGGCAGCACCCCCCTGCCGGCCAACTCCCGCGAACCTGTTCCCCAGGTGCCCATGGGCGGCTACCAGATGCTGGTGCGCGGCGAGATCATGCGCGGCCGCTACCGCAAAAGCTTCTCCGCCCCCGAAGCCTTCAAACCCAACAAAGTGGAAAAAGTCCGTTTTGAACTGCCCGACATTGCGCATACCTTCAAAAAAGGACACCGCATCATGATCCAGGTGCAAAGCAGCTGGTTCCCGCTGGCAGACCGCAACCCGCAGCAGTTTGTCAATATCTATGAGTGCGAAGACAGTGATTTCCGGAAGGCTACTATCAGGCTGTTCCATGATGGAGCTAATAGTAGTAGTGTAGTGCTTCCCGTTATTAAATAA
- a CDS encoding Gfo/Idh/MocA family oxidoreductase encodes MEKQANSRRQFLRNVSMGGLALTPALSSLSAYIPATNKKLGVALVGLGGYSSGQLAPALQQTRHCYLAGIATGTPAKARDWSARYNIPDANIYNYENFDSIADNPAIDIVYIVLPVSMHKEFTIRAAKAGKHVICEKPMALNAAECADMIAACKNAGRLLSIGYRLHFEPYNQEMMRLGQQEVYGKVLEIDCANGYTWGQQTNVWRLKKSMAGGGGLMDMGVYAIQGARYVMGSEPLYVTAREEKKRPQLFTEVDETIYFQLEFPGGAIAQGVSSYNANLDHLKVKAAKGAFELTAAYRYGGQAGRTPKGPMQFPAVVQQAIQMDDFAQCVRDNKPSRVPGEMGLKDMKVIDAIYRSLQSGKKEKI; translated from the coding sequence ATGGAAAAACAGGCAAATTCCCGCCGGCAATTTTTACGCAATGTCAGCATGGGCGGACTGGCGCTTACACCGGCACTTTCTTCCCTCAGCGCTTATATCCCCGCCACCAATAAAAAACTGGGCGTTGCCCTGGTGGGGCTGGGTGGCTACAGCAGCGGTCAGCTGGCGCCGGCCCTGCAGCAGACCAGGCACTGCTACCTGGCCGGCATTGCCACCGGCACCCCGGCCAAAGCCCGCGACTGGTCCGCCAGGTACAATATCCCTGACGCCAATATTTACAACTACGAAAACTTTGATAGCATAGCGGATAACCCGGCCATCGATATTGTATATATAGTGCTGCCCGTATCCATGCATAAGGAGTTCACCATCCGGGCGGCAAAGGCCGGCAAACATGTGATCTGTGAAAAGCCCATGGCGCTGAATGCCGCCGAATGCGCCGACATGATAGCGGCCTGCAAGAATGCCGGACGCTTATTGTCCATAGGATACCGGTTGCACTTTGAGCCCTATAACCAGGAAATGATGCGGCTGGGGCAACAGGAAGTGTATGGTAAAGTACTGGAGATAGATTGCGCCAATGGCTATACCTGGGGACAGCAGACCAATGTGTGGCGACTGAAAAAATCCATGGCCGGTGGCGGCGGACTGATGGACATGGGTGTGTACGCAATACAAGGTGCACGCTATGTAATGGGCAGTGAACCGCTATATGTAACAGCAAGGGAAGAAAAGAAAAGACCGCAACTGTTTACAGAAGTGGATGAAACCATTTATTTTCAACTGGAATTTCCCGGCGGGGCTATTGCCCAGGGCGTATCCAGTTATAATGCCAACCTGGATCACCTGAAAGTGAAAGCAGCAAAAGGCGCATTTGAACTAACAGCTGCTTACCGTTATGGCGGACAGGCGGGCCGTACACCCAAAGGACCGATGCAGTTTCCGGCCGTAGTGCAGCAGGCTATTCAGATGGATGATTTTGCTCAGTGTGTACGGGATAACAAACCCAGCAGGGTACCGGGTGAAATGGGACTGAAAGATATGAAGGTCATTGATGCTATATACAGGAGCCTGCAAAGCGGAAAGAAAGAAAAGATCTGA